The nucleotide window ACTACtgtctgagaaaaaattcacatcatcataccaaCCAATCTCGACGAGTCGCACAcccttgaaatttgaatttttctctttatttataAGAAACGCAATTGTCTATATTACctggtatgatgatgtgaagtttttctcagatagtagcAATCATGCTCACTAGAACCTCACATTCATggattttttcgaacattattactcttacagtaaaatatataccaAGAACGTgtccgaaacacgtgtattttaaattgggAAATCCTTCCTCTTACAGGCACGGGTTACAGTTCatatgaaaatctgaaaaaaattgtgaatcgtttttcaattatttatagttgattTGGTGGGGTGatccggaataaattcgtcaacaTTCTCAATGAGGAACACCCTACTGTACATCCTATACCCTTATCCACGAATATAATTTAAGGACAGTGAAACGCATGCGAAAATAAATTACcgaaggaaatttttatttcacgtgcGATGCGCGGAAGTCtcgtgaattttgcattatgcgAAATtgaatgtattgttttttagtTCTTTTTGTATTGACAGCGTTATTAAGCCAATTAGCAAACAGAAAACCTGTGTCACGTTTACCTGAAATAATCCTGGGTGGCTATATGTTATTATTGTATTGTGACATACACCGTTGCAGTTAAAGCTCAGACACTTGTGCAAACGTTTTGTCATCACGTCTCGTATTTGCCCAATAACGTTGAGGCAACAATTCTctgtttcaatattattcGTGTTCATTTTTTCCGagctattaattttttcccgcGTCAGTGTAGGTCTTTTACAGTTGTTTACTTACATCTGTAATAGCACTCATAAAAGCAGTTTATATTCATAATCAAATCTTGAAACGGTACgcaattattttcactgtATAGGTATGTGTCGAATTTTGGGTAACGATTTTTATGCGATAGATTATTTTCGAGGTTAAAATCAATTGtagggcggggttgaagttccgaatttgaaattgcgaaaattcaaGGCATCATAGAGCAAAActccgaaaaataaagttttgattgagtaaaattccgaaagttaaaatatgctcgtacagcgtagtttactcagaaagtggatataaaaaaaaatcagaaaaactgaaaaccagaatgaccaggattcctaacgtaaaaatatcgaaaatccaaaacaaagaaagatgaaaatggtgaaattttaccaagctagaaattcacagaactgaaaatcttcgatcattcgaaatttcgatgtttcagattttcaaattttcttctcttcgcACTTCCGGAACTTTGAGTTGTCAGAGTTATGCCCTTCGGGTATTTTgccctttcggaactttgcactttcggaactttgagcgtcgggtttcggacccttcgaaactttgatgtttcgccaccaaaaacTCGGAATTCGGTTCTTtcggcacttttcaaattcggaatttcaacctcgCCCCTCAATTGTGGATCTGAAATCTTGGGACCATATATTGCAGAGTCGTAACGGCAAAAGGTCGTTCGGTCTCGGATTACTTCAAACCTTATCACCTGCACTCTGTCGGACTTCAGTCACGTAATATTCCAAGGCCAAAGATATGCAAACCCAACAATGGTAACATAATTAACGACCCACGAGCAGTGGTTGCGTTTGCAATTTAAAACCGTGCGATAGAAAATGGGATCAATGCTGGTTAATTACACCGAGGAAATGCCCGCTGAGTCCTTTCCTTGTTAGTGCTAATTGGGTAATTTGCACGGGATCTAATCAGGTTCGAAGGTACAACGTGGGTCGTAAATTTAGCGTACGTGAAACCCGAAAATACGCAATTAACGATCAGACACGAAGATCGGGCGGGTTGCGgtatttttctataaaaataacACACCGTACTTTTCCCGTGTAGAACGAAATTGGCTTACTACTTCATCAAGGAAGCGCATTTAAGGGCTCAACGTCAGCGATCATCGGCGGATCTCTGCGGTTTTGATCGAAGTCCGCATCGAGCCAGCCGTTATAATTGAAACTAGTTCGACGCGCTTTGCCGGAGAACCAGAAGCGGATTCTGTCACCGTCGGAATATGATTTCCTGCCCGAACTCTTCTTGATTTTAGCTGAGTTCAACTTTCTTTTCGACCCTGGCACGAATCAAGTCTTTCGATACGTCGATACGATCAATTATACACCGAGCGTGAGACGCGACGACGGTTTTTTCACCATGCAGATGAAACCGCGATCGGGGCACCGACGCCCGGAAGTTTAGATTGGCCCGAATAAGCTGCATCGCACACCGGAACTCGTGATTCGTTACACGCATATTGAATGTACGGcagttttgttttcgggaaCGAAACAACGATCAAAACTGTGAACCGATTAATCGACTTGTTTTCCAAACGAGCCCTCGTTAGTCGATCGTTACTCTTATTACATTTCAATCCGCGCGTGGTTTCGAAATACGACGAATAAACCCCGTCACTTTTAAATACAACCGCGAAAAGACCTAGTTGACACTTCTGCTCTGCCGCAGTCGAAACGTCATTTCGAATCGTGGAAAAGTATGTTCGAATCGTTTCCAAAGTCATCTGATGTAGTAAGCCGAATTATAGAAACAGTCGTAACAACGTACCGCACCAACGGAGAACATGGATCTTGGTGATCTTCTTTGCGCGGGTCACAGGAACTTGCAAGTTTTAATGAAGCGAAGCTGAAGCTCAGGACCAGTTTAAACTCGTCGATGCTCAGAAATCATCCCTCGAAGTATCGGTTGCAGGAGAACGTTTACGTTATATATTTCGTCGGGGGGGAAAATGTCGAAGTGAAGCTTGGAGGAGCGACGATTCAAACGGAGTGACTCCCGGACAAGTTGACGATTCTATTTATCTCACGTGTTCGACCGATTCCAACGGAAGTGGGAGGGAGTGCACAGATATCAGGAATGGATGCGGTGCTGTCGCCGAAAGTTCACGAGGCTGAACTTCTAGTCACGTTTATGTAACGAAAAATCACTATCTTTCAAATTTACAGTGACGTTGAATTAggcaagttttcaaaatacgaATCCGTTTCTCCTTGTTACGTTGTAGTAAATTTTAATCATTActaaaattgcgaaataacggttttccCGAAACGTTAATCGTCGCAATAactttactaacttcagcctcatgaGAGCTTCGGGATATATTTGAATCCCCCCTGAAAACACGGGCTCTGATTTTTCTGGTCACCTATTTCCACGATTCGTTTTCCGCCAGTTGTCATCAATTAAAACAGAGTTGTTTTTCCAACCGAGCTTGAAGTATTTTCGAGCCCTCTAAGCTAGCGGAGTATTAATTACTCTAACGAATTAGGtactgcatttttttttaacctacCGGTTTTTCGTCCCAAGAGAAATAAGAAAGTTATTGTAATCAtcccgaaaatgaaaagttgagttgAACGAGTTgccggatttcaatgatttttgtCTCGATCGACGCGGCTTATCCAAACTTagaactgattagattttggctttgatcggttcgctgctttttcaattgtttaaacaatgaaattccgaaagatcggataaaaatgatgatatcttgagaatggatgaatgggtttgaatgaaaattcataccGCGAAGTTTTTTATATAAGGTCAGATttgcgaaattcaaatttggcGCATTCGGTaagctgagaaaaaaattagaaactgagttttcatgaaaattgataCTCGTCGGTTTGTCGGATGGTTTTCCACGATTCTGTAGTCAGTTTCcgaaatccaaaatggcgaTTCGATAtgacggaaaaaaatgtaaaaatattccagtTCGGATAAAAATTAGTAGGCAGCGATTTTTTAGGTCACCGATAACGCATCCGAGGCCAGTTTGAAACCGGTCGTTTTCATATTTGAACGCCGGTTACAgcttattattttcgtatacACCAATTTGGAGTACAATAAGTATGTAAACGCTGCAAATAGTCGAGTaggaaatgtaaaaatatacgatTCGTTCGTCAATCTGGGAcattatttattgaatacaGAACAGCTGAAAATGACAGAGTAAAAAAAGCAATGACTTGCGAGTCGTCACAGGCTTTGCACAAATATAGGTAAaagttattaaatatttacgCATATTTTCGGCTTTGAGTATTGTCGTTTTACattaaagttttttcattacgTTCAATTTCACAATTCACCGCCCGGACGGACGCAGTTTTTATCTCTTATTGgtattttttccttcctcgATAACactgagataaaaatttgcgCGTGCAGTTAAAAATCTGTACAGTTAAAATATTATAGTCGggaagataatttttatagtaGAATTTACTTAAATTATCGTTTGGCGCACTATAATCACAATGTTAATTTCATCACACACTTCTAGTTGATCCAAGAACGTCAAAGGGACTATAATAATCGTACAattaactatattttttgttataatgTTCACCATACACGGATGTTCATCAGGATTATATTCGTATAGTGCGGTGAGCTCTGTTCTGTAGTCTTCGATAGTATAGAGTACGGTTCAATTaactaatttataataaactaTTTACGGATAAGTATTTAGACCACCCGATATGATTCCTGCAACTTTTGTCAGAGTTGAATGCACCGTACATAGTTTTACTCGACTTAAATACGGTTAACGCTAATACAGTAATTATTCAGACAAGATCCTACGAACATAGCTTCAACAACTAAACGTaaactgttgaaaatatttgaaaatctacGACACATTTACAACACAAAAGTGTAGttgaattacaaatttcgTGTTATAAAGTGAATTACCAAGCATTCTCAATAAATGTGCGTTACAATTTTGTCATTTTGCTTAACTTTGTTGGAAACACGCAAAAgggtattttgaatttacttcatTGTGCGGTAAATGTATCAGgtatatttggaaatttcattTACGGTACTTGGAAGTTGTCAAAATGGTGTCTGCGCTCACGAAAAATCATTGAGATGAATTATCTACGAGTTCctcatctattttttttcattccagttTTACTATACATTTACGATGAAGCTACTCAAATCGTATAGTAAAAGTTAACAAACTGCAATCTACAATTTCTGTattgaatttccaaattatAAATCGAGTAACGATAAGTTTATCACGTTTATCGCACTAATGTTTAAACATGGTCAGGTCTTCATTATTGTACCGTTAACCATACAACTTTTGTCAGATGTAACGACAAGCTCATAGTTCGGAACAACATAATGCAACAAGTTCTGTTAACTATAAATTCGTATTGTCCCCTGAGCAGACTATTTTTTATGGTAACGACAACCACAATTTTCTCTGAGTGTATCTGTCCGGATTGCTTCAACATCCTTTTCTCATTATAATGGTGTgagaaattcataaaaatttcatcctgTACTCTTTAATCTCAATAGGCACATTGAAGAACAAAAATACGTTGATGATATCGAAAGCCAAGAATATTATCATTTCTaccaatgaaataattaatgagtAATAAACACGCTAACAAAAGCAGATAGCCAGACAACGAAAAAATACTATAACAATGAACGAtggacaaatatttttacctcgCCCTATTCTCCATGCTAACAATTGCGGATAAATGATACATTTATATCTTATTGTATATTTCTAATTCACACTTGTAATGAAACTTCACATTACTGAAAACCGATCAGTGTTTACGGATGTAGAGGCGTGCGGATCGAAATCGTGTtaagtaaatgaaaatgatataaaTTGCTCTCGATTTTACTTTAAATCCCTGTGTAAAATTTGCAAGTGATTATTTCAACCATACCGGAGTTATTTTACCTTaaatttttcgtgattttaCATTGATccttaaaataaaatcacaataaatgaaaagtaaagtaGCTCCGGTATGATTTACGCAATTACTTTCAAACTTGACACAGGCGTTtaaaattaaagtaaaaacaatttttataatttttattgacttGGCCCCATTTTGTACATACTTGAAACTGGTAATACGTCTCGTCACCGTAACGTAAAACACCGTCTTTACTCAAATGTAGATCGTCGTTTATTAAGTAGACAGAGTTTCAGAACTTGAGAACGATTTATCGATCCCGCgccgcagcagcagcagcttaTACGTACGTTACGTGCACGTATATTTGGCAACTTCTGTTCAATCGGCGTCCTTCGAAGTAACGGCAATGACCGTTCTCGACTCAACCTTGTCCGCCGATGGGCAATGCCATTGAAATTCCAcagtttcaaatatttgttcGGTTCTAAAATAAACGTACAGAAATAAACGACTCGATGCGATTTCTAACGCCAAGAAGGTGCAGCTGCAGGGTTGACGACCCGTTGATTACCAACTTCCAGCATCCGATCGAACCGTCTTCGCTACGCGCATGCAGCTCAATGTGTTAATCGCTATCCGCAGGTTCGAgcatcggaaaaaaaaaccgcggCCGAATGTCGTGGGTTTGCGGAAAACTGCATATACGGTACAAAGTagcaaatttttcaccttttacTGCACAACTCTCGAACCGTTGCAAGTAATAGTTTCTTTGGAGCCATTCAAGTATTGGCTAACGCATTTTTTGCAACTTGTTGCATCCCACCCCTAGTGCTAACGATTCGTAAGGTTTGGTTGTTTTGCCCACCACCGTTATTCAACGTTAGCTAACGCTTTCTCAAAAGTTTATCGGCAAATCGATTCGATGCCTGGTAACGGCAGAAATGCCATTTATAGTCACATCCTGATCAATTTATTCCTACTTTACTAAATATTAATTATGGTTTATTACCAATACACATCAAGATGTTCAGTAAAACGAGGATTAATTATTCCTTGAGTATTAAATACATCGTGCATCGTCTTTCTTCTTGAACGCATGCGATAAACGTTATATCTGCTAAGATGTTATTACTTAGCGAATCGTGCATTGTTAACACCTCCTtttaaggaaaattttttatcattctcaATCGGGCGTCTCGTCGGCTTCGAGCACGCACTTCGAATTTCCTATGTTAGCCGACGTTTGCCTGGAATGCCTAAACTACTATTAGTCCGGGAGTTAACGACAGAAATTTCCGGGTCATTTCCGcaagcttcattttttttgtatgagtTATGTTTGTaacttataataataatctgaaCGTCTGCCGGCGCACCCCCGCGACAGGGGGTTACAGGAGGGTTACAATTGCAgcaaaaaatcgacaaaaaaaatttatagccGCATACGCGAAACTGATTTTACGTACCAGTTGAAACATAAGAAGCTTAGAAATTATCGTCTGCCACCTAAATTCCGCAACAAAATTCGTCTGCCACCCACGCAAGTAagcgcaaaaaaaaatggtaaaaaaatttatgcccgcaaggatgaaattgattgaaatgcTTCTTTTTATATCAGCAAACACAAAAATAATAGTCTGCCAAGCGTATGAAGTTGCGTTCGGCATGCAGCGCGCGAGCACCGCGGCCGAGATCGCGGCTACGACGCTGTATCTTTATCGGCCTGAAAGACgatcattattataaatttgaaattataaaattgaacggCTATCataaagttgtttttttttatgttatatgtatacaaatgtTTGTTCAGTGAATTAATTTAAAGTCTGGTAGAGACCTttcagtttaaaaaataaaaatatattgatttgataaaatgctttaagataaaaattagatattacTGTTTTACAATGACATTCggagataattatttattgatttttattttattatgtacaagaatctatatttattatgtacacgtataatgaTGCCGATCTTGTTTAACAGCCGTAATTTTATAACCATTCATCCATATCACATTGGTCGATAGAATCATCCGTTTCATCCAATATTATATCGGAATCCTCAATATCAGAGTTATTGATTTCAGGATCGTCTTCTTCATCTGACTGACCTTGGTCTTGCTCTGTATTCGTTTCTTTAtctgtaaatataataatttatcaatggctatataattatttttatataaatttttatgtttttgtaTAATACCTTGATTTTCTTCAGAGTTGATTGCTATATCATCGATAATACCTTGATTTTCTTCAGAGTTGATTGCTATATCATCGATGGATTTCGGCAATTGATCTCCTTCGAACCATTCGAGAACAAGTTTATCTTCTGATTCTTGCCAACCATAATCAGTGGGTAAAAATTCCGTCGGTTGCGGGAGATAAGCATGCCTCCAAAGATGTGCAATATATGCGGTTCGTTTCAATTGCTTTTGCAGCTCAGCTTTACAAGGTGGTAATACTGCAAAAAATTCCATCGACAATTCTTTGCGTTGGTCTGGAAGATTTTGTCGCCcacatttattttataattttttataaaaatagcTACACGAGCTTCATTGACGTCAGCTATCTTTTTTAACCCATACATACGGCATACAAATTCTTCGATAACTGTATAAACTGCTGATAAGTCGCCAGTGTTCAAATCACTGATACTTTCAAAGGCAGCTATGTACCGATCACAGTTCCTTAACATAGTCAATGGGCGATTTTTAgcttttcggtaaaaaaaatgaagcttgCGGAAATGGTGCAATGAAATCTGTCGTTAACTCCCGGACTATGGGTTGAATGCGCGATAGATCGCTGATCGGTGCGGCGCGCCGGCGTGATTCAAAGGTGAACCGTGAGATCGGTTCAGAATCTCTTGAAGCAATCGCGGACAAAGGGGCCATTCAAGCATTAGCTAATTCTAAAACAGGGGTAGGCCATTCATAGAAACGTTATCAAATGTTACCCTATACATATAGTCCGGGAGTTAACGACAGATTTCATTGCACCATTTCCGcaagcttcattttttttaccgaaaagcTAAAAATCGCCCATTTACTATGTTAAGGAACTGTGATAGGTACATAGCTGCCTTTGAAAGTATCAGTGATTTGAACACTGGCGACTTATCAGCAGTTTATACAGTTATCGAATAATTTGTATGCCGTATGTATGGGTTAAAAAAGATAGCTGACGTCAATGAAGCTCGTGTAgctatttttatgaaaaattataaaataaatgaggGCGACAAAATCTTCCAGACCAACGCAAAGAATTGTCGATGGAATTTTTACCCACTGATTATGGTTGGCAAGAATCAGAAGATAAACTTGGTTTCGAATGGTTCGAAGGAGATCAATTGCCGAAATCCATCGATGATACAGCAATCAACTCTGAAGAAAATCAAGGTATTAtacaaaaacataaaaatttatataaaaataattatatagccattgataaattattatatttacagaTAAAGAAACGAATACAGAGCAAGACCAAGGTCAGTCAGATGAAGAAGACGATCCTGAAATCAATAACTCTGATATTGAGGATTCCGATATAATATTGGATGAAACGGATGATTCTATCGACCAATGTGATATGGATGAATGGTTATAAAATTACGGCTGTTAAACAAGATCGGCAtcattatacgtgtacataataaatatagattcttgtacataataaaataaaaatcaataaataattatctccGAATGTCATTGTAAAACAgtaatatctaatttttatcttaaagcattttatcaaatcaatatatttttattttttaaactgaaAGGTCTCTACCAGACTTTAAATTAATTCACTGAACAAacatttgtatacatataacataaaaaaaaacaactttatGATAGccgttcaattttataatttcaaatttataataatgatcGTCTTTCAGGCCGATAAAGATACAGCGTCGTAGCCGCGATCTCGGCCGCGGTGCTCGCGCGCTGCATGCCGAACGCAACTTCATACGCTTGGCAGACTATTATTTTTGTGTTTGCTGATATAAAAAGAAgcatttcaatcaatttcatccttgcgggcataaatttttttaccatttttttttgcgctTACTTGCGTGGGTGGCAGACGAATTTTGTTGCGGAATTTAGGTGGCAGACGATAATTTCTAAGCTTCTTATGTTTCAACTGGTACGTAAAATCAGTTTCGCGTATGCggctataaattttttttgtcgattttttgcTGCAATTGTAACCCTCCTGTAACCCCCTGTCGCGGGGGTGCGCCGGCAGACGttcagattattattataagttACAAACATAactcatacaaaaaaaatgaagcttgCGGAAATGACCCGGAAATTTCTGTCGTTAACTCCCGGACTACCAGGTGTGCGAAAATCAGGTTCTCTTTGTCCAAGTTTGCCGCAAGCCGCGGCTTTGCCTTGCGTCGAATATGCCGCGAACAGCGTCTTGGCGGTTCcttgtgtattattattattattattatttttgttattattgttactgtTATTCTGATTATGATCACTATTACGGTTATCACTATTATTTTTACGGAATCGAGCCTTGACTTTGCAGTACACCGCAGGGAGTCGGTGTTTAAATACATCCTTTCAATGTTCGATGAACGCGAGGCAATTGACGGAATATGTAAAGCGAAAGTGGAACAaaattgagggaaaaaaaaaggcagaGTGATAAATAGAAATCACACAATTCGTTGAACTAGTTTTTTATCcgtattctattttatttccgtGCCAATCTATTTCTGATTCAAACTTGGCGGGTCGTCGATGCACCATCCTACGTTTATTGGAAGTTTTTTTGACCGGCAGTAGTAGCTGCTCGTATCGGTCAGACAAAAAAGATCGACGAATAACGCTACGTCGAAAGTTCCCGCAAGCTCGGCGTGCGCGGAGTTCGGTCGGTAAGGAGGAGGCGATTTCTTATCTGTCGAGTCGGTGTCGTTGACCGGTCGGTAAGTaggaaaaaactgtttaaatgttgtttatttttattaagcGGGGGAGGGGGACGACGAATCGATCAGCTATTATTGGTTATTGTTTTACGTCAGCTCCACGCAAGAGGCGATGATGAATCGAGGAGTAATTCGTTGCTGCGATACCGGCGAATTGGTTGCACGGTATTAATTTAGGCTAATTGAGAAAAAAGGCGGTTGACCCTAGATACCGCTGTAAGAGTAAGTAATTGCGGTCACCACCCCTCGAAACAATCAGTAACTTCCGGCGCGTCACGACTGATGAACGCAGCGTCTCTGAATCATTTGATACATACTTCCATCCCGGTTCGTTACACGGGCATAATCATACCAGCGGCGCGTAATCGTTCATTCTACTCGACCCGCCTCGGTCCCTAGTCATCGAGTTTTCATTGTGCTCGACGATCCCCCGGGAGATAATATTCTgcgataaataaattacaagcAAACAACAGTCCGAGTAAAGCGGAGAAAGTCGATCGGGTCCTCCGTGTGTCGGGGAAATTCTGTTCAAAGCATGCTTTCGGAACATATAacgtcattttcatttctacgCTTGATAAGGTTACAACAAATTGGGTATATTGAATACGGAATGACGAACGCCGACAGTATGCAAGTTGAATCTAATTGGCCTGGTTAAAACTGGACTTCTCGGGATTTAAAATTACATATTAAGAGGACGCTGCTGTTGTGGACAGTTTTTACCGACCGCGTTAAATGTTGCTTATTTTGCAGGCTgtagagaagagaaaaaaaaaagatgggaTCATTTTAAGGTACTGAAATCACGGAAAATCTGGTCCTGCGGTTATTGAATTAGTTtttatatatacttttttttatagttataGCTTACGCAGTGTCCGATGATAGAAATAGTTGTTGCaattttactcggtcggtaaagatcGACTTTATAGCATCCTCTTTGAACGGATTGAAAAGAAGTGAGAACGTAAGGTTATCATTGAGGTACTAAAAATAGTTTGCGAAAATCTGACTCACTTAATGTgtacgtatattgtataaacAGCGAGATACCGTCGCAgggtaaatgaaaaatactaacttttctttcaccaataaatataatgcggtggtaaaaatgtaaaagaattGTAAAATACAAAGATCTGtctataggtatatacacTAAATTGAATGATCAAAAACATGatagt belongs to Neodiprion lecontei isolate iyNeoLeco1 chromosome 5, iyNeoLeco1.1, whole genome shotgun sequence and includes:
- the LOC124294483 gene encoding uncharacterized protein LOC124294483, with the translated sequence MEFFAVLPPCKAELQKQLKRTAYIAHLWRHAYLPQPTEFLPTDYGWQESEDKLVLEWFEGDQLPKSIDDIAINSEENQDKETNTEQDQGQSDEEDDPEINNSDIEDSDIILDETDDSIDQCDMDEWL